Proteins from a genomic interval of Chroococcidiopsis thermalis PCC 7203:
- a CDS encoding AbrB family transcriptional regulator yields MSTETATHPLTGKALLQKVKELSNLPRRERAKACGYYTVTKNSQTRVNLTDFYDALLAARGIPLSPEGPKDGRGREPTYRVSVHKNGQIVIGATYTEAMGLKPGDEFEIKLGYKHIHLIQLDSDKSRDDNLDDEDDE; encoded by the coding sequence GTGAGTACTGAAACTGCAACCCATCCATTAACTGGAAAAGCATTGCTGCAAAAGGTAAAAGAACTTTCTAACTTACCTAGACGAGAAAGAGCAAAAGCCTGTGGCTATTATACGGTCACAAAAAACAGCCAAACTCGCGTCAATTTAACCGATTTTTATGATGCCTTACTCGCAGCAAGGGGCATTCCTCTGAGTCCTGAAGGACCAAAAGATGGTCGCGGACGGGAACCAACCTATCGCGTCAGCGTACACAAAAACGGTCAAATTGTAATTGGTGCTACTTACACCGAAGCAATGGGCTTAAAGCCAGGTGATGAATTTGAGATTAAATTAGGTTACAAACACATTCACCTAATTCAACTCGATAGCGATAAAAGTAGAGACGATAACTTAGACGATGAAGACGACGAATAA
- a CDS encoding CPBP family intramembrane glutamic endopeptidase, with the protein MSFQTIAPVSMIQVTEFFLVWTACWLPLAIGCAIAIKWRPSQPITSGQKLPLLASLYAIAPLILWQASQILAVPFTDWGFTWNWHLLISSGGGFVIGAIGITSLFAGQIALGWVKWQQSEPKKSRQIASVVLLTLLLAVWISGTEELIFRGFVFTQLKHDFYLGWAAAISSLIFALLHLVWEQKETLPQLPGLWLMGMVLVLARWVDNGSLGLAWGLHAGWVWAIACLDTLQVVDYTGNAAEWVTGKYGKPLAGVVGLLFLLATGTLIWLYRVFYA; encoded by the coding sequence ATGTCATTCCAGACAATTGCACCTGTATCGATGATACAGGTGACAGAATTTTTTCTAGTATGGACTGCTTGCTGGCTACCATTAGCAATTGGCTGCGCGATCGCAATTAAATGGCGACCGTCTCAACCAATTACAAGTGGACAAAAATTACCACTGCTTGCCTCACTTTACGCGATCGCGCCCTTGATTTTATGGCAAGCCAGCCAGATTTTGGCAGTACCTTTTACCGATTGGGGCTTCACCTGGAATTGGCATCTGTTAATTTCTAGTGGTGGGGGTTTTGTAATTGGCGCGATCGGTATTACTAGTTTATTTGCCGGACAAATAGCTCTTGGTTGGGTGAAATGGCAGCAATCCGAACCAAAAAAATCTAGACAAATTGCATCAGTTGTGCTGCTAACTTTACTATTAGCAGTGTGGATTAGCGGCACGGAAGAATTAATTTTTCGCGGCTTCGTTTTCACTCAACTAAAACACGACTTTTATTTAGGCTGGGCAGCTGCGATTTCCAGTCTAATTTTTGCTTTGTTACATCTAGTTTGGGAGCAAAAAGAAACATTGCCACAATTACCCGGACTGTGGTTAATGGGTATGGTGTTGGTGCTTGCCCGTTGGGTAGACAATGGAAGTTTGGGCTTAGCTTGGGGACTCCATGCGGGTTGGGTATGGGCGATCGCGTGTTTGGATACCTTACAAGTCGTAGATTATACGGGTAATGCAGCAGAATGGGTCACGGGGAAATATGGCAAGCCTTTGGCTGGTGTTGTAGGGTTACTATTTTTACTTGCAACAGGCACGCTTATTTGGTTATACAGAGTTTTTTACGCTTAA